A part of Scophthalmus maximus strain ysfricsl-2021 chromosome 20, ASM2237912v1, whole genome shotgun sequence genomic DNA contains:
- the cdk5rap2 gene encoding CDK5 regulatory subunit-associated protein 2 isoform X3: MKDPCRVCSARLAGSQCRWIFSSSAQKKLQVVLSHVLGWEVTRDGRGEFLCGKCVFQLEKVVQCDVKINQLQEDHNIQMQKLQAEKGHLTQCIVHVYQKNNPSLDKSDGETPPRSCGVGSPDEGQQLGEIRRGHLKNCMRRCVSLDRIVSRGTTFGRSSLRSNRLGSGAGLDGSMKRFGLRGPRHRSQSMYFDLIQHKGVLPRPGFKALSASLQSLNQDFSLDPSPDPPQKFTEAKVFVARRDGATADLGGKVQAKALLRSSPSQPSVISDLIQLLRCISKQQVSAPAGSHIPVLKRLSTGHLKPGAERRHREAEWKSLHELTEEFDDEYTSVSVESEVSRLESVNKHLNEELTLTKSTSENLSKTLEDTQNQYKQTLSGKLEEKENELGSEKKNALKRDKTIQGLTQVLREKEKEIAELCHEIEDRDDALAKAREVAHKAQLQKYQGAEEHQSLLMAKQTELAQLQGEHHGKVLEAQKLQRALDRKEQELGDLQQAKDQLEVELEDLQQQKKKGDKALNDLNNQLKKLSGEIGEREIALEQQYQELLDQTNRKLQTHEVTIQRLTSTLADKEQQLQEYINMVRDFEQSRSPGGNDTVLSKLRQRLKEKEKALEQALDEKFAAIEEKDDEIHQLQLSLREKERDLDRLNNLLSHNEETINSFDSLIKEKDVELQHLANTLKNLQRAKQDVEDNLNRSLKEKDSIISQLQLSLEGKTTDMEEMAKSMLSQSETHAHDLAEQMGQRLKVTEAMLAEAVKARERLVADNESAVEGLLATISSKDQLLKESAEHYNRMLSERTQEIQELRKQLSDRQQLLATAEKQSSIKVQEDCLETANLRALIAEKDSLVTKLLQHGQERDHFLAEMRQKEEQDHVLELRQTIQIMQEKLDEREAELSRRNSEDNVENIPQSKKTVVILKKELTQKTEALNRALKRENELKISVAELQSLLSELEGRIEGQAINIESLTATLKTKDEIINVLHQRLGLRGESEGDHTQDQVIVSGIERSFPRLPQRERTMIGGDSQQESLPNLVALQQEHDTLNKALRAEQQLYSSLVRSVKEQDSAQRLHALQLELTAVQLLRQKLEESIKTNEELRDDLEREIHRAKLREGMDLIDPKELESMRHQLEDAQRWNASLQARLGAIQSRGGGVGGATDGGDTLSFIGDQTSYMSICFGEEQDDSLSQLSPQELKQKVLDLQDCVSRVQTLNNELQSRLSVLEKSEHDACNKGDKDVTSPGKQLGKMQPLAHCDGKHHPGRDQESQTDVRLGRMLSGTLWGDESVDSGLCQSREHAQSGNNTLDTGKRDSREKNRDVMALKSLLTDHGATSVSHLREKLLRLKSENVELRGLLKEHKSTECKEKESTDASGNSSDGQAELRQSMEALSVKLSNEKGERNSQHVSGGETLITTEGIESPQTKGQTHTTGGKHNVAKHGAGVKSRLPVPVRLRVEASSSRQSVRPEHLRPEALQHLNSDDVYGSDQQLRADSDSPISLQQSSPSSSTVGYEQHGNSPVGLVKDSESGHTLDNTEADSALFTQLELLHQECQEKEALINKLSEQLADWEELHAQLKEKELLNHQYVEALQAAESTIAYLTACSLDSQGGFGSHTSSGAGSVSVGADAALHSRCVELQKALQDKEEFNDQLIELLNMAEKAITSSDSQAKNPEISDLCLKIEDALQQVKSCSKREGPRDVSGSTDDSMQGLQRHIDSLQEALWEQNRLNAELREQLRDAAAQQSHNSAGQEGKCSRQRTAEKGSEEHHGDSSVNSINQGITKSLMNCLSATESAIASLAEHCTNPGSFTSAISSQISTDLQINLDKLQRALQEREELCESTQPATKSCSNLSTASCGAKGQLPRDLHQNLCLLYKVFADLSHRIPELQTSLQEERGRREEGEAHRTAQDCKGLPPNVQVQLETLHKALREKKKACKNLEEKLATALTETSSAETVRKALEQDDKGVQVDLQDLGYETSGKSENDREESSSTDLEVGVNPSCSASSLPSLLKHEQATFSSTENLDSTSSTSYPSSPALSSAKVSLKSLQVYDEYGVSEDPLQLQAQVRELKVQLENQTKLVLQMQNLLRRNSLSSDHVANTSDPSVVIKDQEGTRKLSQDRSYRTGQQREKKEGENQAMRDKTIRLNMEQERERTLNRSTTEKLPQTRSRSTSPARLDSLVQSQARELSQLRQQIKESRGLGALQRRQLEELSKAFKDLLQASEVDFYMGEVVKEQLEGSLSLLDRLEGRLDKGESHLDNEDVAALELSRSITDVGSEESMPDHPNSPARIQQELDHLRLELEGERELLQQSVSVLVQHNLTLAECTREQLDLFAKELQEKNRLIQSLQNQFRGQSSSSHHSSHSDLYHSDRTSSSCHSPHSGSRAQSLGHRHPSDWMGAAVPPVGGAQVDSVSSHRLQGLQEQLRSSEELNTTLRSELDLHQSIMAQSSSHHQKPDQGQDQERSGPRTDGHKVDGDAAAKNAAEQPRTMNSDLLAEHLQEIRALRHRLEESIRTNDRLREQLEKRLAEVEKDPATNIFIHGNEEQGHLANEVRFLWGQNQALKEQLNLGSRDKQKENEKLRETLARRTAKLEQSRKESEALRQENRRLLEMLELSSQENSKLQESLHCSKEELQRLQCEVKLQRQQLSDSQHLLKSLRVELQVYEKIKTDAQKHNDSSETTQESASRPAGSLDLSELLSEIRHLRLQLERSIQTNTALRQRLEEQLLRGPNRSETININYLLSSPDEGGRSPGREGVDLRHSFQSYNEYTSVLHDEKRHARSEVGGGSLSSSSGDSSSSAPSRLVPGHRMWANRNGRHVLGLIEDFNALRKQISEGRKLSRGMDTQLQECLHNKVIEQQHVKSLSSSMNTMQQVLEEAGRLLKLVWRVSLPAAYTAGDSSNNQQDELLKNEISRLKSRLSQQERMLSGAVKRLRTTNQLKEGMERVIVDQLSLTHGVLKKARGNLETNYCALLGLKGLSGGADEGGPSQWPVGGTRDPDSSEDHYSDASLHCSF, translated from the exons ATGAAGGACCCGTGTCGTGTATGCAGTGCTCGTCTGGCAGGCAGCCAGTGTCGCTGGATCTTCAGCTCATCGGCGCAGAAGAAGTTACAAGTCGTCTTGTCACATGTGCTGGGCTGGGAGGTGACTCGCGATGGTCGCGGCGAATTCCTCTGcgggaaatgtgtttttcagttgGAGAAGGTGGTACAGTGTGATGTTAAGATcaaccagctgcaggaggatCACAACATTCAGATGCAGAAGCTGCAGGCGGAGAAAGGACACCTGACGCAGTGCATCGTCCATGtctaccaaaaaaacaaccctagCTTGGACAAGAGCGATGGGGAGACTCCACCCCGGTCCTGTGGGGTTGGCAGTCCTGATGAAGGACAGCAGTTAGGGGAGATTCGACGTGGTCACTTGAAGAATTGCATGAGAAGGTGTGTGAGCCTGGATAGAATCGTTAGCAGAGGGACAACCTTCGGGCGCTCAAGCCTCAGGAGCAACAGACTCGGATCAGGGGCAGGGCTTGATGGCTCTATGAAGCGCTTTGGTCTCCGAGGACCACGCCACCGTTCACAGAGCATGTACTTTGACCTGATCCAACACAAAGGTGTACTGCCTAGACCTGGATTCAAAGCTCTCTCCGCTTCACTGCAGTCGCTGAATCAAGACTTTTCCTTAGACCCTTCTCCAGACCCTCCACAAAAATTCACAGAGGCCAAGGTGTTTGTTGCCAGACGTGATGGTGCCACTGCTGACCTAGGAGGAAAGGTCCAGGCCAAAGCACTGCTCCGCAGCTCCCCAAGTCAACCGTCTGTGATCTCTGACTTGATCCAACTCTTGCGCTGCATCTCCAAGCAACAGGTCTCTGCCCCTGCTGGGAGCCACATCCCTGTCCTGAAGAGGTTAAGTACTGGCCACCTCAAACCGGGAGCTGAGCGTAGACACAGAGAGGCCGAATGGAAGTCTCTTCATGAACTTACAGAAGAATTTGATGATGAATATACTTCTGTCAGTGTGGAG AGCGAGGTTAGCCGATTGGAGTCTGTAAATAAGCACCTGAACGAAGAGCTCACACTGACAAAAAGCACCAGTGAGAACCTGTCAAAAACACTGGAGGATACCCAGAATCAGTACAAG CAGACCCTGTCGGGGAAgctggaagagaaggagaatgaACTCGgctcagagaagaaaaatgccTTGAAGCGAGACAAAACAATCCAGGGGCTGACTCAGGTcctcagagagaaggagaaagag ATTGCAGAGCTGTGTCATGAGATTGAGGACAGGGATGATGCTCTGGCCAAGGCTAGAGAGGTGGCACATAAAGCCCAACTGCAGAAATACCAG GGGGCCGAGGAACACCAAAGCCTATTAATGGCAAAGCAAACGGAGCTTGCTCAACTCCAGGGAGAACACCATGGCAAGGTGCTTGAAGCTCAAAAACTGCAGCGTGCTCTGGACAGGAAGGAGCAAGAGCTGGGTGACCTACAACAGGCGAAGGACCAGCTGGAGGTGGAACTGGaggacctgcagcagcagaagaaaaagggagacaAAGCCCTGAAT GATCTGAACAATCAGCTGAAGAAGCTCAGCGGTGAGATCGGGGAGAGGGAGATTGCTCTGGAGCAGCAGTACCAGGAGCTCCTGGATCAAACCAACAGAAAATTGCAGACCCATGAGGTCACCATCCAGCGGCTCACATCCACCCTGGCTGATAAAGAGCAGCAGCTACAG GAATACATTAATATGGTCAGAGACTTTGAGCAAAGCCGAAGCCCAGGAGGAAACGATACTGTGCTTTCCAAGCTGCGGCaaagactgaaagaaaaagaaaaggctctGGAG CAAGCGCTGGATGAGAAGTTTGCTGCCATTGAGGAGAAAGATGATGAGattcaccagctgcagctgtctctCAGGGAGAAGGAACGAGACCTGGACAGGCTGAATAACCTGCTCTCTCACAATGAGGAAACCATCAAT AGCTTTGATAGTCTAATCAAGGAAAAGGATGTGGAGTTGCAGCATCTCGCAAACACGttaaaaaacctgcagagaGCCAAGCAGGACGTAGAAGATAACCTGAACCGATCACTGAAGGAGAAGGACTCCATCATCAGCCAGCTTCAGCTCTCTCTGGAGGGCAAGACAACGGACATGGAG GAAATGGCCAAATCAATGCTGAGCCAGTCAGAAACTCATGCACATGACCTTGCTGAACAGATGGGccagaggttaaaggtcacagAGGCCATGCTGGCTGAGGCTGTGAAGGCCAGGGAAAGGCTGGTTGCTGACAATGAGAGCGCTGTGGAAGGACTGTTGGCTACAATTAGCAGCAAGGACCAACTTCTCAAG GAGTCTGCTGAGCACTACAATCGCATGCTGTCTGAGCGAACACAAGAGATTCAGGAACTCAGGAAGCAGCTGTCTGACAGGCAGCAGCTACTCGCCACTGCTGAGAAGCAAAGCTCTATAAAAGTCCAGGAGGATTGTTTAGAGACTGCAAATCTCCGAGCACTGATTGCTGAAAAAGACAGCCTCGTCACT AAGCTTCTGCAGCATGGTCAGGAGAGGGACCATTTTCTTGCAgagatgagacagaaagaggagcaaGATCATGTGTTGGAGCTCAGACAAACCATCCAAATCATGCAGGAGAAGTTGGACGAGAGGGAAG CTGAGCTGTCTAGAAGGAACAGTGAGGATAATGTGGAGAACATTCCACAATCCAAGAAGACAGTCGTCATCCTGAAGAAGGAGCTGACACAGAAAACTGAGGCGCTGAACAGAGCCCTGAAGCGGGAGAATGAACTGAAG ATCTCAGTGGCAGAGCTACAGTCATTGCTGTCTGAGCTGGAGGGTCGCATAGAAGGTCAGGCTATTAACATTGAGTCGCTGACTGCCACCCTGAAGACCAAGGATGAGATTATCAAT GTTCTTCACCAGCGCCTCGGGCTGAGAGGGGAGAGTGAGGGCGACCATACCCAGGATCAGGTCATTGTCTCTGGCATTGAAAGATCCTTCCCCAGGCTCCCGCAAAGGGAGAGAACCATGATTGGTGGAGACAGCCAGCAAGAA TCTTTGCCCAACCTCGTAGCTCTGCAACAGGAGCATGATACTCTGAACAAAGCCCTGAGAGCTGAACAACAGCTCTACTCTAGCCTGGTCAGGAGCGTGAAAGAGCAGGACAG tgcCCAGCGTCTGCACgctctgcagctggagctgaCAGCGGTGCAGCTCCTCAGGCAGAAGCTCGAGGAGAGCATCAAAACCAACGAGGAGCTACGGGACGActtggagagagagatacacagAGCCAAACTCAGAGAAG GTATGGACCTCATTGATCCTAAAGAACTGGAGAGTATGAGGCATCAGCTGGAAGACGCACAGCGCTGGAATGCGTCTCTGCAGGCTCGATTAGGAGCAATCCAGAGCCGTGGAGGAGGGGTCGGTGGAGCCACGGATGGTG GTGACACTTTGAGTTTCATCGGCGACCAGACTTCTTACATGAGTATTTGTTTTGGGGAGGAGCAGGATGACAGCTTGTCTCAACTCTCTCCACAAGAGCTCAAGCAGAAG GTGCTGGATCTGCAGGATTGTGTTAGCAGAGTGCAGACTTTAAACAACGAGCTGCAGAGCCGACTGTCGGTATTGGAGAAGTCTGAGCATGATGCTTGCAACAAGGGAGACAAAGATGTTACCAGCCCCGGGAAACAG CTAGGTAAGATGCAGCCTTTGGCTCACTGTGACGGGAAGCATCACCCTGGTAGGGACCAAGAAAGCCAGACAGACGTCAGACTAGGACGG ATGCTGTCTGGAACGCTGTGGGGCGATGAGAGCGTGGACAGTGGCCTTTGCCAGAGTAGAGAGCACGCTCAGTCTGGCAACAACACTTTGGACACTGGAAAGAGAGATTCTCGGGAGAAGAACAGAGATGTAATGGCACTTAAATCCCTGCTGACTGATCATGGGGCTACATCAGTCTCACACCTTAG AGAGAAGCTGCTAAGActtaaatcagaaaatgtggAGCTGCGTGGTCTCTTGAAAGAGCACAAATCTACTGagtgtaaagaaaaagagagcacGGATGCCTCAGGGAACAGCAGTGACGGACAGGCTGAACTCAGGCAGAGTATGGAGGCGCTGTCCGTCAAGCTGTCCaatgaaaagggagagaggaactCGCAACATGTGTCGGGTGGGGAGACCCTTATCACAACAGAGGGGATTGAGAGTCCACAAACTAAAGGCCAGACGCACACCACGGGTGGAAAACACAATGTCGCCAAGCACGGG GCTGGTGTCAAATCTCgccttcctgttcctgtgagaCTGAGAGTGGaagcgagcagcagcagacagtctGTTAGACCTGAGCACCTGAGACCTGAAGCACTTCAGCACCTCAATTCAGATGATGTCTATGGGTCTGACCAGCAGTTGCGTGCAGACTCTGACTCCCCAATATCACTCCAGCAAagctctccctcttcttccacTGTCGGATATGAACAGCATGGCAACAGTCCAGTGGGTTTGGTCAAGGACTCTGAATCTGGACACACACTGGATAACACAGAGGCTGACTCTGCTCTCTTCACTCAGCTGGAGCTCCTCCACCAGGAGTGCCAGGAGAAAGAAGCCCTGATCAACAAACTCAGTGAGCAGCTTGCCGATTGGGAAGAGCTCCACGCTCAGCTTAAGGAAAAGGAACTGCTTAATCACCAATATGTCGAGGCATTGCAAGCTGCAGAATCCACTATTGCCTACCTGACTGCCTGCAGTCTGGACAGCCAGGGAGGATTTGGCTCCCACACCAGCTCAGGAGCAGGGTCCGTCTCTGTGGGTGCAGATGCTGCCCTCCACAGTCGATGCGTGGAGCTGCAGAAAGCCCTACAGGACAAGGAGGAGTTCAACGACCAGCTTATAGAGCTTCTGAACATGGCAGAGAAAGCCATCACTTCCTCTGACAGCCAAGCAAAGAATCCGGAAATCAGTGACCTTTGCTTAAAGATAGAAGACGCCTTACAGCAGGTGAAATCATGTTCAAAGAGAGAGGGTCCGAGAGATGTATCTGGAAGCACTGATGACTCTATGCAGGGGTTGCAACGTCACATAGACTCTCTGCAGGAGGCACTGTGGGAGCAGAACAGGCTCAATGCAGAGCTGAGAGAACAACTGAGAGATGCTGCTGCACAACAGAGCCACAACAGTGCCGGTCAGGAGGGTAAATGTTCAAGGCAGAGAACAGCAGAAAAGGGGTCGGAGGAACACCATGGGGACAGTTCTGTTAATTCTATAAATCAGGGTATAACAAAATCTCTAATGAACTGCCTTAGTGCAACAGAGTCTGCCATTGCCTCTCTAGCAGAACACTGTACAAACCCCGGCTCCTTTACTTCTGCTATATCATCACAGATAAGCACTGACCTGCAGATCAATTTAGACAAACTTCAGAGAGCCCTGCAAGAGAGGGAAGAGCTGTGTGAATCCACCCAGCCAGCCACCAAATCGTGCAGCAATTTGTCCACTGCTTCGTGTGGAGCAAAGGGACAACTTCCCAGAGACCTCCATCAAAACCTCTGTCTCCTCTACAAGGTCTTCGCTGACCTCTCCCACAGGATTCCTGAACTGCAGACTTCCTtacaggaggagaggggccgCAGAGAGGAGGGCGAGGCTCACAGGACAGCGCAGGACTGCAAAGGATTACCACCGAACGTCCAGGTTCAGCTGGAGACTCTCCACAAGGCactgagggagaagaagaaggcatGTAAAAACCTGGAGGAGAAACTGGCCACTGCTCTTACCGAGACGAGCTCAGCTGAAACTGTACGGAAAG CTCTGGAGCAGGATGACAAAGGCGTGCAGGTGGATTTGCAAGACCTGGGTTACGAAACCAGTGGCAAGAGTGAGAACGATAGGGAAGAGAGCAGTAGCACAG ATCTAGAGGTCGGTGTGAACCCAAGTTGCAGTGCCTCTAGCCTGCCTTCCCTGCTGAAACATGAACAGGCAACCTTCTCCTCTACTGAAAACCTGGACTCAACCTCCAGCACCTCGTACCCGAGCTCCCCAGCTCTCAGCTCAGCCAAG GTCAGTCTGAAAAGCCTGCAGGTCTATGATGAGTACGGCGTTTCTGAAGACCCTCTCCAGCTTCAGGCGCAAGTGCGAGAGCTGAAGGTCCAGCTggaaaaccaaaccaaactcGTCCTCCAAATGCAAAACCTTTTGCGTAGGAACTCCCTCTCCAGTGACCATGTTGCCAACACCTCTGACCCCTCCGTTGTCATCAAGGATCAAGAAGGGACACGGAAGTTGAGCCAAGATAGGAGCTACAGAACTGGGCagcaaagggagaaaaaggagggagagaaccAGGCGATGAGGGATAAAACCATCCGTCTCAATATggaacaagaaagagagaggacgcTGAACAGAAGCACAACTGAAAAGCTGCCACAGACACGCAGTCGCTCTACATCACCTGCTCG ACTGGACTCCCTGGTACAGTCGCAGGCCCGGGAGCTGTCACAACTGAGGCAGCAGATCAAGGAGAGCCGCGGACTGGGAGCCCTGCAGCGCcgtcagctggaggagctgagcaAGGCCTTCAAGGATCTGCTGCAGGCCAGCGAAGTCGACTTCTACATGGGGGAGGTGGTCAAAGAGCAGCTGGAAGGGAGCCTGAGTCTTCTGGACAGGCTGGAGGGACGACTAGACAAAG GAGAGTCTCATCTGGATAATGAAGATGTGGCGGCTCTGGAACTGTCTCGCAG TATAACTGATGTGGGCAGTGAGGAGAGCATGCCAGATCATCCTAACAGCCCAGCTAGAATCCAGCAGGAGTTAGATCATCTGCGTTTGGAGctagagggggagagagaattGCTGCAGCAGAGCGTCAGCGTCCTCGTCCAGCACAACCTCACCCTGGCTGAATGCACCAGGGAGCAGCTGGACCT GTTTGCGAaagagctgcaggagaagaacCGTCTCATCCAGAGCCTGCAGAATCAGTTCAGAGGCCAAAGTTCCAGCAGCCACCACAGCTCTCACTCTGATCTGTACCACTCTGAcaggacctcctcctcctgccataGCCCGCACAGTGGCAGTCGAGCTCAGA gtttaggCCATCGACACCCCTCTGATTGGATGGGAGCAGCCGTTCCTCCTGTAGGTGGAGCTCAGGTGGACAGTGTGTCCAGTCACAGACTGCAGGGCCTGCAGGAGCAGCTAAGGAGCAGTGAGGAGCTCAACACCACCCTGCGCAGTGAACTGGACCTGCATCAATCAATTATGGCTCAGAGCAGCTCGCACCATCAGAAACCGGATCAAGGCCAGGATCAGGAGAGGTCAGGGCCTCGGACAGACGGACATAAAGTAGATGGAGACGCTGCAGCAAAGAATGCTGCAGAGCAGCCTCGTACGATGAATTCAG ACCTGCTGGCAGAACATTTGCAGGAGATCCGAGCTTTGCGACATCGCCTGGAGGAGAGCATCCGCACTAACGACCGGCTCAGGGAACAGCTGGAGAAGAGACTAGCCGAGGTGGAGAAAGACCCAG CTACCAACATCTTCATCCACGGCAATGAGGAGCAGGGTCATCTGGCTAATGAGGTGCGATTTCTCTGGGGACAAAATCAAGCCCTGAAGGAACAGCTCAACCTTGGGTCTAgag ACAAGCAAAAGGAGAACGAAAAGCTGCGGGAGACTCTGGCCAGACGGACCGCCAAACTGGAGCAGAGCAGGAAGGAGTCTGAAGCACTGAGGCAGGAAAATAGGCGACTTCTGGAGATGCTGGAGCTCAGCAGCCAAGAAAACTCCAAATTGCAGGAGTCACTGCACTGCAGCAAAGAGGAGCTTCAaag GCTGCAGTGTGAGGTGAAGCTCCAGAGGCAGCAGCTGTCCGACTCCCAGCATCTCCTCAAATCGCTGCGAGTGGAGCTGCAAGTTTATGAGAAGATCAAGACTGATGCGCAGAAACACAACG ATTCCAGTGAGACGACCCAGGAGTCAGCCTCCCGTCCCGCCGGCTCACTGGACCTGAGCGAGCTGCTGTCAGAGATCCGACACCTgcggctgcagctggagaggagcATCCAGACCAACACGGCTCTGCGCCAGagactggaggagcagctgctccGAGGACCCAACCGCTCGGAGACCATCAACATCAACTACCTGCTCTCCTCTCCGG ATGAAGGGGGCCGGTCACCAGGTCGCGAAGGCGTTGATCTCCGTCACTCGTTTCAGTCTTACAATGAATACACCAGTGTCCTCCATG ATGAGAAGCGCCACGCTCGTTCAGAGGTGGGCGGTGGCTCCTTAAGCAGCAGCTCTGGCGACAGCAGCTCCAGCGCTCCCTCTCGCCTGGTGCCGGGCCACAGAATGTGGGCCAATCGCAACGGCCGCCACGTGCTGGGCCTGATAGAGGACTTCAACGCCCTGCGCAAGCAGATCTCAGAGGGACGCAAGCTGTCACGTGGCatggacacacagctgcaggagTGTCTGCACAACAAG GTGatagagcagcagcatgtgaagAGTTTGTCCAGCAGCATGAACACCATGCAGCAAGTGTTAGAGGAGGCCGGTCGACTGCTCAAACTGGTGTGGAGGGTCTCTCTGCCGGCTGCTTACACAGCAGGGGACAGTAGCAACAAccagcag GACGAGCTGCTGAAAAATGAGATCTCCCGACTGAAGAGCAGACTGTCGCAGCAGGAGCGGATGCTGAGCGGCGCCGTGAAACGCCTCCGCACCACCAACCAGCTCAAAGAGGGAATGGAGAGGGTCATCGTGGATCAGC TGTCTCTGACCCACGGAGTGTTAAAGAAAGCCCGGGGGAACTTAGAG ACTAATTACTGTGCCCTCCTCGGCCTGAAAGGCCTGTCTGGAGGAGCAGACGAAG GAGGTCCCAGTCAGTGGCCAGTAGGGGGCACAAGAGACCCCGACTCCTCCGAGGATCACTACAGTGACGCCTCTCTGCACTGCAGCTTCTAA